A region from the Schistocerca serialis cubense isolate TAMUIC-IGC-003099 chromosome 1, iqSchSeri2.2, whole genome shotgun sequence genome encodes:
- the LOC126475200 gene encoding piggyBac transposable element-derived protein 2-like — protein sequence MSRKSQEEMLMEWLEIPLSSDDDLECFSDDSIQDETYVAPESVDCDSDSSDEESQVPVIRTEDVSGTRQSDVIMKESTSQLSDNALKLPCSSKNVTKNSRSVVWKDKQLIIPELQSKFHGNTSLPEEVINLNTPYQFFKHIFPSKLFDLIVEESHRYSVQCNPDRPIDLSCDDKKKFIGICLVMSIVHVPNTRDYWGEVTGTHLIKTTMTVNQYEQIRKFLHFNDNSAMIPRGEKGHDRLFKIRPIIELMRSRFQTIPVEECVSVDEQICSTKARSYLKQYMPNKPHKYGYKLFVISGISGYAYDFEIFSGDENEPEKRVTGEEDLGASANVVVRLSRILPRNMNHKLYCDNYYPSLPLLVWLHKQGIYSLGTVRRNRVPDCKLPSEAELKKMARGASVERVATVDGVDISNVVWKDNKSVMLLSTLAGQQPIHEAGRYDKKTKSRITIRCPQIIKLYNKHMGDVDLLDSIMGRHKILVKSRKWYIRLFYHLLDMGVVNSWLLYRRVAETKGIRRTMKLSEFRMEIAHCLCRSGQTSAKRGRPSNELENQIQAKKTKGPTAHVPPQDVRLDQVGYLPSYLQVRQRCKMPGCKGFSWVQCNKCAVALCLHKQKNCFQTFHDFSLPIQIFHKDIINAEKFTVGIK from the exons ATGTCTCGAAAGAGTCAAGAAGAAATGCTTATGGAATGGTTAGAGATTCCACTAAGCAGTGATGACGATCTTGAGTGTTTCTCTGACGATTCCATTCAAGATGagacatatgttgctccagaatctGTTGATTGTGATAGTGACAGTAGTGACGAAGAAAGTCAAGTACCAGTAATTAGGACTGAAGATGTTTCTGGAACAAGACAATCTGATGTTATAATGAAGGAATCGACGTCACAGTTGTCTGATAATGCTCTGAAACTgccatgcagcagcaaaaatgttaccaaaaacagCAGGAGTGTGGTTTGGAAAGATAAACAGTTGATTATTCCCGAACTGCAGTCAAAATTTCATGGCAATACTTCGTTACCagaagaagtaataaacttaaatacTCCATACCAATTCTTCAAACATATATTTCCATCTAAATTGTTTGATCTAATTGTCGAAGAGTCTCATAGATACAGTGTGCAGTGTAATCCTGATAGACCAATAGATTTATCctgtgatgacaaaaaaaaatttataggcATCTGTCTCGTAATGTCAATAGTTCATGTACCTAATACGAGGGATTACTGGGGAGAAGTTACTGGTACTCATCTGATCAAGACAACAATGACAGTGAATCAGTATGAGCAAATACGTAAGTTTCTTCACTTCAATGACAACAGTGCAATGATACCCAGGGGTGAAAAAGGTCATGATAGACTCTTCAAGATAAGACCCATAATAGAATTGATGAGATCTCGGTTTCAAACAATACCTGTTGAGGAGTGTGTTTCTGTTGATGAACAGATATGTTCAACAAAGGCTAGAAGTTATTTGAAACAATACATGCCAAACAAGCCTCATAAATATGGATACAAATTATTTGTTATTAGTGGCATATCTGGTTATGCCTACGATTTTGAGATTTTCAGTGGAGATGAAAATGAACCAGAAAAAAGAGTGACTGGGGAGGAAGACTTGGGAGCAAGTGCAAATGTTGTAGTTCGACTCAGTAGGATACTACCAAGAAATATGAACCACAAACTGTACTGTGACAATTATTACCCAAGTCTGCCACTGCTTGTATGGTTACATAAACAAGGAATTTACTCACTTGGGACAGTCAGAAGAAACAGAGTGCCAGACTGCAAGCTCCCTTCAGAAGCTGAGCTGAAGAAAATGGCACGAGGTGCATCAGTAGAGCGCGTCGCAACAGTGGATGGTGTCGACATATCAAATGTAGTGTGGAAAGATAACAAGAGTGTGatgttgctttctacacttgctggACAGCAGCCTATTCATGAAGCAGGGAGGTATGACAAAAAAACAAAGTCAAGAATAACAATACGTTGTCCACAAATAATTAAGCTCTACAATAAACATATGGGAGATGTTGACCTTCTTGACAGCATAATGGGTCGACATAAAATTCTTGTGAAAAGTCGAAAATGGTATATAAGATTGTTTTACCATCTCCTGGACATGGGAGTAGTCAATTCCTGGCTGTTGTATAGGAGAGTAGCAGAAACCAAAGGGATTAGGAGAACTATGAAACTCTCCGAATTTCGAATGGAAATTGCTCACTGTTTGTGTCGCTCAGGTCAAACTTCAGCAAAACGTGGAAGGCCAAGTAATGAACTCGAAAACCAAATACAAGCTAAGAAGACAAAGGGGCCCACAGCACATGTACCTCCACAAGATGTAAGGCTGGATCAAGTAGGTTACCTGCCTTCGTACTTGCAAGTGAGACAGAGGTGCAAAATGCCAGGATGCAAGGGATTTTCCTGGGTTCAGTGTAATAAATGTGCAGTTGCATTGTGTTTGCACAAACAAAAGAACTGTTTTCAAACTTTTCAT GATTTTTCCCTTCCTATACAAA